The DNA sequence ATTATAAGAcactgttggtgtttcctttattctggcagttacctgtatgtgtttgttttgtcCTCTATCTTAAGTGTTTACTCCCCAACTGGGCCCAGAGTGCAGCCTGAAGCCTCCATTTAGTGCCCCAACTCCTGCCTTGTCTCCCAGTGTCCTGAATCAGCTTCGGCTCCTTCTGTCTTATTTACTTTCTCAGTACCACTGGAGTTATAACTTATGTGTTTTCGGTTGTGGATATGAAAGATGTTTATatcatggcattgttgaatactcgtttctgattggcttgaggGTGTTTGGCGGATAAATTGGTATGGGGTTAATCAAGGGCATTATCGCTTAAATagaacgggttaccaacatattcagataatgattgacatattttcattacatttttatttagattaatttattcatactatttcatccttccaaaAAATAAagtcctgacacaaatctagggttgctacccaagccggctggtcgttcgttctatcagtctctggcaaccgaaccatcTATGGATGCGAACCCAGTCGTTCATCCTAAATGTTCTATTGTCATGCTGGCTGGCGACGTTCTTAtaccttgcttgctagctaccgaactacggctaacttagtcACGTTAAACACAGcagccagaacaacagcaaagtagctgcatgtttaagctgttttctagtgacatttatttggatacatccataagaATGAGCTAACGATGAGCGATTTCACCTGGCACGGAAAATGTgttctctcgtcaggacactgttgttcagaggagccagccaacaacacaactaacacaatcactgttgttcagaggagccagccaacaacacaactaacacaatcactgttgttcagaggagccagccaacaacacaactaacacaatcactgttgttcagaggagccagccaacaacacaactacaatcactgttgttcacacaatcactgttgttcagaggagctagccaacaacacaactaacacaatcactgttgttcagaggagccagccaacaacacaactaacacaatcactgttgttcagaggagccagccaacaacacaactaacacaaccactgttgttcagaggagccagccaacaacacaactaacacaatcactgttgttcagaggagctagccaacaacacaactaacacaatcactgttgttcagaggagctagccaacaacacaactaacacaatcactgttgttcagaggagccagccaacaacacaactaacacaatcactgttgttcagaggagccagccaacaacacaactaacacaatcactgttgttcagaggagccagccaacaacacaactaacacaatcactgttgttcagaggagctaacacaatcactgttgttcagccaacaacacacactaacacaatcactgttgttcagaggagccagccaacaacacaactaacacaatcactgttgttcagaggagccagccaacaacacaactaacacaatcactgttgttcagaggagccagccagccagaggagccaacacacagctaacacaatcactgttgttcagaggagccagccaacaacacaactaacacaatcactgttgttcagaggagccagccaacaacacaactaacacaatcactgttgttcagaggagccagccaacaacacaactaacacaatcactgttgttcagaggagccagccaacaacacaactaacacaatcactgttgttcagaggttcagccagccaacaacacaactaacacaatcactgttgttcagaggagccagccaacaacacaactaacacaatcactgttgttcagaggagccagccaacaacacaactaacacaatcactgttgttcagaggagccagccaacaacacaactaacacaatcactgttgttcagaggagccagccaacaacacaactaacacaatcactgttgttcagaggagccagccaacaacacaactaacacaatcactgttgttcagaggagccagccaacaacacaactaacacaatcactgttgttcagaggagctagccaacaacacaactaacacaatcactgttgttcagaggagccagccaacaacacaactaacacaatcactgttgttcagaggagccagccaacaacacaactaacacaatcactgttgttcagaggagccagccaacaacacaactaacacaatcactgttgttcagaggagccagccaacaacacaactaacacaatcacttcaaactgaagcaggAAAGACTACAAACAAGCTGCATTTAGTATCGTTTGATCTGTTTTCCATTGAAATGTATTTCGTATATGTCCTTAAATGATGCCTATTcgtgattttgactggctgagaaaaacTGTCTGTCCCGACTCCAGACccctacacgttcattactattgGACAGCAGGagattgtttcaatattgaaattcaaTGTTGGAAATGTCAGAGACCGACAGCAAGGTTTATGCAAATCGCTATTGAAAACCAGTTGCcagtctaaaagaaatgggagaAAATGTCTAGATGGTTTTTACAttagagatcaagtttataaattgtatggctgggctgatgagacagtggattgcacagtgaGATGGATCAGAGTAAATGGGCATAGCTTTAACCGGTtgtcacttcaaatcaaattgtattggtcacatacacatggttagcagatgttaatgcaagtgtagtgaaatgcttatgcttctagttctgacaatgcagcaatatctaacaagtaatctaacgaTTTCACAACaggtggaatagacaccggctggaatgcggttttaaccaatcagcatcccgGATTAGATCCACCCGTTGTTTAATCCCCTATAACGCACGATATAATTCACTGTCTGTAGTTCATTCTTCCATGTTTTAGCTGCTTTTCAAGCAAGTCAAATTGAAAACATTGGCATtgtggtttggttagctaaactagcaagtctgtgtttggttaccaaggcaactactgtagctttctagttaacttgctagctacttcagtggattttgaacacatttctagAGGCAACTGTGTTCAATTATAGCCGTGGTATAAAAGAGATAATCAGCTTggggctctatgcgttctctggaaaataatgcaactcctaGTTGTTTATTATTTTCCATAAGACGCATAACCCCTTGTTAATTATTCCTTACTTAGTATCTGGTTATACAAGTGTTGTAGTACCAGTCGCTGCCAATACTGCCAACTAGAAGAAATCCACAGTACTTTTTATTCAATCCACTTGCAACACCAAACATGTTGTCTTTGACTGGTTCtctaaaataaaatgaaatgtcATGGTAGGTTAGCTTATCATACTgatgtctttgtctctgtctcaggaCTGGGTAAGGGCAGAAGGAAGCAGAGTGCCAGTGACGCCTCCCCTACGCCCAGCACAGATGCGGAGTACCCCTCCAATGGGAGTGGCCGAGGAGTGGCCGAGCGGGTCTACGACCTCAACATCCTGGCTGTGGTCAAGTTCTCGTACGTGGCGGAGCGCGAGGATGAGCTGACCCTAGCCAAGGGGTCCCGGGTCACGGTGATGGAGAAGTGCAGTGACGGTTGGTGGCGGGGCAGCCAGGGGGGCCGTGTGGGCTGGTTCCCCTCCAACTATGTCCTGGAGGACCCCTCAGAGGGTGAAGGGGGTAGAGGCGGAAGGGACTCCCCAGGGAGGGGCAGGGAGGCCACGATGACCAACGGGCGGGCGGGAGGTGGTGGCAGCCGGGGTGGCGAGGGCAGTGGTGCGCTCCAGCTGGTCCAGACTCTGTACCCGTTCAGCTCAGTGACGGAGGAGGAGCTGAACTTTGAGAAAGGAGAGGTGATGGAGGTTGTTGAGAAACCTGAGAACGACCCAGAGTGGTGGCGCTGCCGGAACACCCGCGGTCTGGTGGGCCTGGTGCCCAAAAACTACGTGCTGGTGCTGAATGACACCAACGGGCCTCCCGGGCTCCCCGCCCTTCCGCTGTCGCCCCCCGGTTCCCCACAGATCGGCCACATGGCCCCGGCGTGCGAGGGCAAGTTTGCAGGCAGGGACTGGTACTACGGAGGGGTGACCAGACACCAAGCAGAGCTGGTCCTCaacgagagaggacaggagggggattTCCTCATACGTGACAGCGAGTCATCGgtgagtgggggaggagaggatgaaggaaggggagggatTAGGGAAGGAGGTATGAGTGTGTGAGAAGAGAtagaccagggtttcccaaacacTGCCCTGTGGGAAggggaagatctcaattgcatactcctcatgCCCCTCATTGACCACcacctccaatgggttttgaggaggtGACGGggagagaggacgcgaggagTATGCAATAGAGATCTTCCCAAGGATAAAATACTAAATTGGAGGATAGGAGATATACAGTATCTGCACACATGAACAGCTATTCACCTGTGATTTATAAATGAAGTCATAGTGCCCTCTGCTGGTGGATAGTTAGTAGAGTGTTTGTTGGAGATGTTTCATCTATGTTGTGTAAGTGAactgactctcgctctctccatccttctccctctagcCCAGtgatttctctgtgtctctgaagGCGCCTGGGAAGAACAAGCACTTCAAGGTGCAGTGTTCAGAGGAGGTCTACTGTATCGGCCAGCGCAAGTTCAGCTCCATAGATGAACTGGTGGAACACTACAAGAAAGCCCCCATCTTCACCAGTGAACAAGGAGACAAGCTCTACCTGGTCAAACCGCTGCCCGAACCCCAGCTATCCTCAACATGCTGAACTTGGGGAGAGACCTTACTGTCTGTTTTAGCCCAGTCACATAGTTCGTATTGGTTCTGTTTCCTTTGTTagttaaaaaaacatttgaaatgtaaACCCTCTCCAGAGGTTCTGATGATTTCTAGTTCACTAAGGGACCACTGTAAACACTCTTTAGATTTGTTCTTCTTCCTTTTGCCTAATCCTCATCTATCCATCTCTTCTTCCACCTTCATCCTCATCTATCCATCTCTTCTTCCACCTTCATCCTCATCTATCCATCTCTTCTTCCACCTTCATCCTCATctatccatctcttcctccaccttcatcctcatctatccatctcttcctccaccttcatcctcatctatccatctcttcctccaccttcatcctcatctatccatctcttcctccaccttcatcctcatctatccatctcttcctccaccttcatcctcatctatccatctcttcctccaccttCATCCTCGTctatccatctcttcctccaccttCATCCTCGTCTATCCATCTCTTCTTCCACCTTCATCCTCGTctatccatctcttcctccaccttCATCCTCGTctatccatctcttcctccaccttCATCTTCACCATTCATTCATCCTCGTCTATCCATCTCTTCCTTCATCCTTCATCCCATCATCTCCTCATcccatctcttcctccaccttCATCCTCATCTATCCATCTCTTCTTCCACCTTCATCCTCATctatccatctcttcctccaccttCATCCTCgtctatccatctctttctccaccttCATCCTCCTCGGAACTCAACTTCGAGAGAGAGATACTGTCAATGTGCCACCTGCTTACTGTATTGCTTTTCTATTGGCACTACACTTATTGTTCTGTTTTTCTATTGGTCCCAGCTCTACACTACTGCTATTTGATTGGCTCCTGCTGTACACTAATTGCACTGTTCTATTGGCTCCAGCTCTACTCTACACTTAGTTCTTGATTCAATCTGGATGACTGAAGCATTACAGATTGAACGCTAGAgatgtaaaggtcatttctgaTTTGAGCTGACAAGATGCAGTGTTTACAGTCTCCGCTAATGCGGGAACATATTCTTTCAATTTAAATCACGCTTTAACGCTGAACTTCCGCTATATGAATTGAGCCCTTATTGTATTCATTGGCCCTAGTGCTGTTTTCCAATGAAATCAGGTCTTCAGGCGTTCTACTCTCAATATGTAAATGTAGTTGATGGATGACACTAATTCAAAAGtaatatgttttttgttttttatataCTTCTTGCTACGTATCGGTCATGGGGTTCTCAGCTTTTATTAGATATAATATATCTGAATGTCATTGAGCATTGTTATTTAATTCTTGttcccactgtatgtatatattcaGAAGATGTGCATATATGAATCGTTTTGATCCAACCTATGGTACTGTACCACTGATCATGTGATGAGAATTGAAATGCGGATGTTCAATAAAAGTTTTTGCAGAATAACTCAAATCATAAGCCgcctgccctttctgtctctGATGCTGCATCGTGAGACAAGTGGTAATTGCTGCTGGTCTCTGGGAGTGGATGTTATTATTCTACACTATAGTTAATCATAGAACTGTCTGGCTGTTTAAATACAGTCCGGCTGGCAGTTTTTAAATGCAGTCTGGCTGGCTGTTTTTAAATGCAGTCTGGCTGCTGAGTGACTCAGGCCAGAGGAGATGACTGAGCGTTGTTGTCGTCTTTGATATCATGGCGGTCCGCAAACAATTGTTTAAGTACTGTGCTGGAATGTACGATCAATCATGAGCTGGCGAATTCTGTACTACCATGAAAACCAAATAAATCCCTACTAACATCTAGCAAACCCTCCCCCAACCCCGTTAAATGTTACctatatcatgctgaaacactcCACCCTTAGGATTGTTCAGCACGTCAACAATTTCAACAGTAACCTCTTACCCCCAATATCTCTCTTGCTGTCTCCACAATAACCTTCAACCTAGCAATTCTGCTTTCCAGAACCCGAGTCGTTGTATTGATAACCTTACCAATATTAGCTATGAAGTCAACTTTATTCATTGTGTCCAGTGTGTGGCCTCAATCACTCTTCCTCCCTTCACATGTTCTTTATCGTCTATGGACATTGGGACCTCAGTCACGACTCCCCTCAATCTTGTATAATCACCACGTACATGGCCTTAAATCTTCTCCCCGTGTAAGCTTTTCCATTTTCAGAATCTTCTCTTGCTGAACCTGGCTACCACAACATGAACAATCTACCATTTTCAATGAACTGAGCTAATTTCACTTCACCTACCTCTTTCTCTATGGCAGTAGTTAGTCAGATAGTGTGTGAGGCCCTGTGGTCTCATCAAACACTCACTATTTCCACTCCAACACATTACTCTTGATTCATACCTTGGCTCTCTTTATGCTTTCTTTACTAGATGCTCCACTGCTTTCTGTATCATGATCTCTCTTCTTACTATGTCTTTCCAGTACTGACCATTCCCGTCCTTGACCCTCATTCTGCCGCTCCATACCATCAGAACTGACACCTATTGCGTTTGCATTCCAGCACAGCTGTTGCTTCACCAACTTTTCCTTCATTTCGTCTCAATCCATCATTGGTTAACACCATCTGCCACAGGTCTGATGACACCTAGCTGTCAACATGCAGTTTGACAGATTGATTGAACTGGATCGACTGGCTTGTCTCAATCTGATCAGAGTATATAATTAATAGCTCCCTCACAGACAGTCTGTACAAATGATTCAGATGATTGTGAAAGCGTAAACAGACGTCTGATTTGtcctacactgacacacacaatgacaacctTGTCAGACGGAttaagggctcgattcaatcagATCCACTTTAGCCAACATCTGCATAGTGGTTGTTTTGatggtgtcggaggtggaactgcgttagagctgtcaaatccacaagcggctcctGTCATTATACGTAAAGCTGACTGCACGATTCGCACTACAAGTTCGAatactggaatgtgagatgtaatctacacctccattaaaATTATATAaatcattatttttgtttttaatgaTTTTTCAATTTAAGTGTAATTattctatatagcctacatattctcgttctgaacttctaacacGAATGGGGTGGGTACGGCTTCTTGACAATGAtcgcaagagcagctgctcattGTTATACAGTTATACCTCCCACACCGCCAAAACATCCGCTATGTAGGCAGGGCAGTGGCTGCTCTACCGCCCTAGGCAAGATCAAATAAATTGCTGCCCCTGACAAAACTAGAATAGTCCCAGTAAGAAAATTACGTTTAAAATAAAATACGTATTTTTTACGACGTTGAAATTACGTTCATTTTAGGTTCTGAATAAAAtcggaaaatatgtattttcccgGACATTGAAATAAGGTTCATTTTCGGTTCTGAATGAAAGCTGAAAATATCTATTTTAAAGatgttgaaaataagtattttctgTATGTTGAAATTCGGTACATttttggttctgaatgaaagttgaataGACGTCTATGTTTTGCACCAAATCAACTGGACTAAAAACCAACGTCCGTGGAAATCAAGGCaaagtcagattttttttaaagtccaaAAGGCGTCGGCATCATTCCGTGCTAACTGAGGTGTTGCCTCAAATATAATTTTATGAGAGCCAATCTATGTAGTAAACATATTTCCAGCCTCCAGACAGTGGTGAATGGAAAGAGAAATCTGTTACCAACTTTCACTGGAGACgtgtttgtcagtgatgtgtatgccgaggaactatCACAcctccactgcggtcctgtcgTCCTGTCGATGTGAATAGAGGCgtgctctctctgttgtctcctcAAGTTCATGATCAGCTCCatcgttttgttgacattgagggagaggttattttcctggcaccactctgccagggccctcacctccctgtaggctatatcatcattgttggtaatcaggcctactactgttgtgtcgtctggaaacgtgatgactgagttggaggcgtgcatggccacgcagtcatgggtgaacagggagtacaggaggggactgagcatgcacccttgtgggacccctgtgtagtggaggtgttgtttcctaccttctccACCTGgaggaggcccgtcaggaagtccacgacccagttgcacagggcggggttcagatccACGGCTCCGAGCTTAATGATACGcttggagggtgctatggtgttgaaggctgagctgtagtcaatgaacagcattcttgaatgaaggtattcctcttgtccagatgggatagggcagtgtgcagtgagatggcgattgcattatctgtggctctattggggcggtatacaaattgaagtgggtctagggtgtcagttaAGGGggaagtgatatgatccttaactagtctctcaaagcacttcataatgacagaagtgagtgctacggggcgatagtcatttagttcagttaccttggtggacatcttgaagcaagtggggacaacagactgggacagggaaagattgaatatgtacataaacactccagccagttggtctgtgcatgctttgaGGACGCAGCTAGAGATATAGTCTGgaccggcagccttgtgagggttaacacgctttaATGTCTTACGTCAGCCACTGAGAATGAGAGCCCACGGTCCTATGTTAGATCTTTTTGTTGATGGAACGTTGGTGGAGCGCCAGAGTGTTGCCTCTGATAGAGAGGCATGCTGGGAAATGACAAGCCAAATATTGGCTTTCACAAGGTGGGCACTGTTTATCACAGGGCTGCATCAGCTCTCACCTAAAAAGCCCATATGCcacaggttgagagaaattgtcattgtttttgggcagaagtatgtgaggttttatgtgttgttggaggtgtatcttggtcagtttagctcagtACATGCCGCCCTTGTTAATCTGCAACCACAGGCGGTGGCCTAATCTTGCCTAATGAGTAGGCCAGCCTTGTATGTGGGTGTCTTCTATCACCTGTTAACACTTTATCTGATTGAGTCTTGGCCTAAGGGTGTGTTGGTAGTCAATAACATGGTGTGAAATTGTAGCTTTCTTTCAAAATATTTCTGGTAACAACTGTATCACTACAGCAGGTAAATCCCCCTGTTAAGAGAAAGTGGGGGAGAGGATGATGGAATCAGGTGATGTGAGCTAGGGCagggggggagaggatgagaggatggtagAAGGAGAGCTGATAGGGGGCAGGGAAGTAGAGGATGAGTGAGATGGAaggggatgagagaagaggagaggaggaggacaggaaggatgaacaaagaggggaagagagaagagtcTGGATGAGAAGATGGTAGAAGGTAGGAAATAAGAGTGGAAGATAGGATATATTGTCCCCTACCCCCAGATCTCCTTTAGAGGGCGCTGGTCCTCTAGCTCAAAGAGATGCACTGTGAATGCATGCCTATGTAACATGTCTAAACGTCACTATTATCTTACTACCTTAATGTCTGCTGGTGTAGAAATATGACCAATGCATTAGATaacatggtggtggtgaagggTAAAGCACTAAGGACATTAATGACAGAAAGTCCTATACTCTAGTCTCTGAGAGACAGCCAGGCTTTGATAACCCTGATGAATGTGTGATCTGTTGGTAAGGACCTGTCTAATGGAGTTAATGACAGACGTGGTTTCCTGTGAGAAGTGGAGATGTGTGTGACTATGatgcagagaggaatgggcagTCTAGTGTTTTTGCTGCAGTGTGGAGCAGGGTCTCTGCTGAGTAAGGGAGGGTGTTAGTCCTTCCAGCTTTATCTCAGGGAATGGCTTGGCCAGACACACCGTTCACATTACATTGAGTAAATCCTTCAGCCTTTTGATTGACCAGTGACAAACATCACACCGTGTCTGTCTGGTGAGGAGCACCCTTAGCAGAGATGCCAACAACCGGATTCATCTGGTTTTCAAGGATACAGCTATCTTCAACCTAGCTTCCTTTTATGCTGAAAACCGGATGTGGAAACTCCACTCAGGTGTCTTTTTACACCTGTTACTTTAGATTAGGTCAGGAGGAGTGGGctggacacacacaaaccatacagGCCCTGACAGGctggtggtaatggctggagtagaATGAGTGACGTCATtcacatgtgtttgatgccattccattcgctccgttccagccattattaacctctctagggtaggtgagacgctaacgtcccaccaggccaacatccggtgaaactgcAGAGCGCTAACATTTTAAATACACCATTTGTTATAGTAAACATTATTGTACATAGATGtatcttacatcatttaaaagatgaacgtcttattaatccagccgctgtgtcagatttcaaaaaggctttactgcgaaagcaaacATGCTATTCTCTGAGGACGGCGCCACACACaagtattactagcattttccaaccaagcattagcgtcatgaaagtcagaaataacaataaaataaatagctTACtattgaagatcttcctctggtggcaatgccaagtgtcctaactacacagtgaatgttcgttttgtttgataaagtccatttttatagcctaacacgaaacatttgtaAACCGCTTGCGTCGTGATTTCCGTCTCAGTCAACTTTGGACGAAGCGTTTGTGGTAATTACACACTAAACAAATGTTTATCCAGTCATGGTTGGGttcattgcaatcctctggttgttactaacacaaccatacatgatggttcttttcccgggacgtattgaccgaaacaaaccgatttgaaaacaccaatcaatgacctcattgcgcaccaatggtaggaccggtctatcgttgattgactgtattttggcccaatgaccactgatcatcttgaaatctagcctggaagatagccaatgagctgaggtaaacggcaatatgtaatggttatacgTTCGAAGACCAGCCTTTGTCGTAAACTCTGGAGTAAAAGAGGTTCGTTCGCCATTGCAAATCCTACTTGATGGAGCCACGGGTGTTACGCATAGCAGTACATATTCAATAGCATTTTCAAcaagtttatatatttaaattatggcgaataaatcaggaaaagctaGGTATACAGATTTAACCCAAATTACAGAGGAAATAGATAGATACAGCGAGACCGAGTTGCTTCAGGAAGATGAATCTTTCAGAGAAGCTAGTTTTGACTACCAGGTGGAAGACATGTTTCTGCATGGCGGGGATGGCATGCTGGATCGGTAAGTTCTAATGCTAATGTCATTGTTTGAAATTAATCATATCAAATATTATTCATCTGAGATTTTTAAAAagattttcttattttatttgcaatatataaaaatataatctgtaatgaaatgtgtaaagtacactgtgtgtgtgtgtgtgtgtgtgtgtgtgtgtgtgtgtgtgtgtgtgtgtgtgtgaaattatTGTTACTGATTTTTAAAATCTTTCACAGTGGCAGTGAttcttcttgggcacaggcactatggtggtctgcttaaaagatgttggtattacagactttgacagggagaggttgaaaatgtgagtgaagacacttgccagttggtcagcacatgctcgcagtacatgtcctggtaatccgtctggccctgcggccttgcgaatgttgacccgtttaaaggtcttactcacaatggctacggagagcgggatcacacagtcttccggaacagctggtgctctcatgcaggTTGCAGTGTTACTTGCTTTGAAATGAGCATCAAAGTAGTTTAAcacgtctggtaggcttgtgtcactgggcacaAGCCCAGTAACGTGTGTCCTTGAAAgtccttgaaagctgcagctctatGTTGAATGTcttaaatgtccatgaatgtccatgttttctggttggggtatgtacgtacggtcactctggggacgacgtcatcaatgcactgattgatgaagccaatgactgatgtggtgtactcctcaatgccatcggaggaatcccggaacatattccagtctgtgccagcaaaacagtcctgtatccATTAGCATGATATATTACGTTTTGTATGTATTGTATGCATCATTtatggatgtccatcacccatctCGTATGATATGCTACGAATTACAAgttgtattatatgttacgaattttaaagtgtacaatatgttatgaattttaaAAGCGTACTATATGTTTCGGATTTGCTACgtgt is a window from the Oncorhynchus tshawytscha isolate Ot180627B linkage group LG03, Otsh_v2.0, whole genome shotgun sequence genome containing:
- the nck2a gene encoding cytoplasmic protein NCK2a: MTEEVTVVAKWDYTAQQDQELDIRKNDRLTLLDDSKTWWRVRNASNQTGYVPSNYVERKNSLVKKASLVKNLKDTLGLGKGRRKQSASDASPTPSTDAEYPSNGSGRGVAERVYDLNILAVVKFSYVAEREDELTLAKGSRVTVMEKCSDGWWRGSQGGRVGWFPSNYVLEDPSEGEGGRGGRDSPGRGREATMTNGRAGGGGSRGGEGSGALQLVQTLYPFSSVTEEELNFEKGEVMEVVEKPENDPEWWRCRNTRGLVGLVPKNYVLVLNDTNGPPGLPALPLSPPGSPQIGHMAPACEGKFAGRDWYYGGVTRHQAELVLNERGQEGDFLIRDSESSPSDFSVSLKAPGKNKHFKVQCSEEVYCIGQRKFSSIDELVEHYKKAPIFTSEQGDKLYLVKPLPEPQLSSTC